The genomic stretch GAAATCCAGCACTATGCCGGTATGtgaatattgcactattatcgATCTTTAATGCGATTCAGCTTATAATAGTGTAATAAGGTCCAGCAATGGTGTAATGTATTGACTGTAACAACTTATAATAGTGTAATAAGGTCCACAATGGTGTAATGCGTTTAGTGTTTAATTCTTTATTTGATTGCTATACAGCCCCGAAAAATCATCGACATCCCGGTGTTGGAAAAAACATCAAAACAACAAAAGGCCCGAAAACTTAAATTGAAGGTGCCATTATCTTCAGCTAACCGGGATTTAAAGTACTACGGCAAGGGAGAGTTACCAAAGGAGGATCGACGCCTACCAGCATTTACTGGAGCAGGCGGAAGGCCACAAGTTCATATACACCACGTCCTTCCTTTGTCAGACAATAGGAACATCAATGAACCCCGCCGAGATGTTTTTGCAAGACATCAACGAGGAGGTTATTAATGGTGCATTTTATTGTACATAATGGTGCATTTTATTGTACAAGTGAACCACGTCCTTCCTTTGTCAGACTCCCTCCGTGTAACAGTGCAATGTAATGTACATAATGGTGCATTTTATTGTACAAGTGAACTACGTCCTTCCTTTGTCAGACTCCCTCCGTGTAACAGTGCAATGTAATGTACATAATAGTGCAATTGAATGTTTAAGTGCGGTAAGAGAATCCATGTTGGATTGTAACGGTGCAATGTAATagacataatagtgcaattcATTGTAGAAATTGGTGATTTGTTTACAGCTGTTACACTATTTCATTTCCATTCCCAAACATCGAAAGTTGCTTACCTTCCCGAGGCGAAATTCTCTTACAATTCAGTTATTATATGAGGCCCATGCGCTATACGCAACATCGCCGTTTTATAAAAGAGCATTAAATGCAAGCCATTAAAGAGCCATTAATGCAGCAAGCGCGGGAAACGCAGTTTTAGAgaatataaaatctaatgaTGCCACTGTCGATATATCTTGTTGAGGTACAGTTGAATATGGCACAGTTACCGAAATAACATATAGAAAAGGAATTTGAAATATCATTGCAATAGATAGCATAATAGTGTAACAGAATTCAAAATTAGTGCAATATAAGGCATATGCATTGTCGAATTGTCCAAAATGGTGCAAGGCTTGCGTCGTTTGGAAAAAATTCCGGCggattagaaataaattttggcAAGAACAGAAGTACTATTTCCCGCCCCATGCACAACTTAACAACTCATGCACGTTAActggattatattatatattgattaaaGAGTGTTTTTGAATAACTTTTATCTAATTTCCTGTATCCAACTCTTACAAGTCATGGATAACACTGAAATTCCAGTGCACTGTAATTTTAATGGGTGTTTTAAGGAGGAAGGAGGCATTGTCAATTATGTAGGAGGATCCAATCGGCTCAATTTCATCAGGCAAGGCGATAATTTTAAATCCCTGCAAGCAATGTTCTGCAAGTACATGAATACTTCACAGGAATCCTGCAATatcgaaattaaattttgctatAGTGGGAATCTCAGCAAACTCATTGACATTGTTGACGACGACGATGTCGGAAACATACGGCAACTCCATAAAACCCACGCGTATCTGATGGAGCTTTATGCTGTGAGTAACTTAGTTGAGAGAAAGTTTGCTACTTGTGATCCTGATGATATAGACGAAGTGCTTACAGACGAACAGCTGGAGCTGTTGATTAACAGGCGTTCCGGGAATGCATCAACTCCTCAGcagacaaattttgaaatagttggctcgtaagttacactattatttcttttgcaccattaccGAGCCTTATTGCACTTTTAACCTCTTTATTTTAAGCGGTTGCACTACtctcaatgcacttttgcaccaTTATATTTTACCTCTGTCAACTGTAAGCAATGTATATTATACGGTTGCactattacataattttttcattatatattatttttatgctgCACTGGTTCGTAATATTTTGCATCATTACTTCGACCTCTTGCACCGTATGAACTTTACACATAAGGGTTCttgtactatttaatatttacaatGCACTCCTTGCTTTCACTTGTGCTNAACTTGTGGCCTTCCGCCTGCTCCAGTAAATGCTGGTAGGCGTCGATCCTCCTTTGGTAACTCTCCCTTGCCGTAGTACTTTAAATCCCGGTTAGCTGAAGATAATGGCACCTTCAATTTAAGTTTTCGGGCCTTTTGTTGTTTTGATGTTTTTTCCAACACCGGGATGTCGATGATTTTTCGGGGCTGTATAGCAATCAAATAAAGAATTAAACACTAAACGCATTACACCATTGTGGACCTTATTACACTATTATAAGTTGTTACAGTCAATACATTACACCATTGCTGGACCTTATTACACTATTATAAGCTGAATCGCATTAAAGATcgataatagtgcaatattcaCATACCGGCATAGTGCTGGATTTCGGCATGGAAGACTTAATTCGCAGTGTGGGTAGGAGCCTTTGTCGCCGTTAAGAGACGAACCAAGCGTCTCGGCGGGATATGACATCAACATAAATATAGCAGTGAAAATCTGTCTCAGTATGTAAAATATGACATCAAGAAAATTGTACAAATACGTCGGAAAATTGATATTACACTATCATAAAAACAGTGATACATTTTGTGGAAAAGAGTGTAACAAGTTCGCAAGTAGTCCATTAGACTGGTATCAAGTATTACATTTCTTTTGATACAAATTACACGATTTTACAATACTTTGTAACATACAAGGAGGACTTGCATACAATACATCGTtctattacataaaatttaacCAACTTgcacaaataattatttaacaaaGTATGGAATCATATAAGCTTCTACAATTTCACGAGCACGTAGCCGACGAAAACAGGTATTGGCGGCCAGGGGAGAGTGCCGAAGGAGACTACGAGGAGTAGGCGCCTCGCTCGGAAGGGGTACGAACCAGAAGAGAGGCGCTAACATCGACTCTCATTATCTAGAATGCTTTATTTTCCATGAGTCTGGCTGCTCATGGTAAATAAAGCACTCtagatagtgcgaatcaatcttATCCTCTCGCTGTGGTGTCGCTGTCGGCGGCTGCCGCATCTCAGAAACTCGGCCTCGGCGCCGCCTTACCGACTGGGAATACGAAGAGCCTTCTCGTACACCGCCGCTGTGCTACCGCTTGCGGGAAACGCCGTTGTCGACTTCACCTCCTTGACCAAAGGTAGTGTCACATGGCTCTTTTTCGAAACTCGGACAACATCGGTTCCGCTATTCGCAAGACCAGGTGTTTGCTGTTCggctttaataattttaaattagtgaagCAAATAAAGCACTCCAGATTGAATTGCACAATCTAATTACTTTACCAGGACGAGGGTCATTTTCACCGTTTTTTCTGGGCATTCGGTGCAGTGATTCGAGCATTCAAGAAGCACTGCAGGGCGTTGATTGGTATGGATGGTACGTTATTGCACTATTACGCAACTGTCACATCATTATTTtactatgttgcactattatataataaattcatGAATGTAATACAATTCTTTAAACGATTACACATTAATATACACGGTTTCTTATTCTTCCAGGAACCTTCCTAACGGGTAAGTTTAGAGGTTGTCTGCTGACCGCGTCATGTATTGTTGGGAATAACTGCATATTGCCATTGGTGTGGGCAGTTGTTGAAGGTGAAAATCGCTATTCCTGGCACTGGTTTCTGGAACAGTTACGGGATGGCGTCGTCGGTGATCGCGACTCCAGCAGAGCAAATACTGTACTTACTATTGTTTCCGACCGCCAAAAAGGATTGATTGATGCTGTATCCGATGTTTTTCCGGATGCAGCTCATGGTTATTGCATTTACCATCTGTCTACCAATCTCCCGCACGCGCCAAAGAATACACCTGCGTGGAGAAGATTTTGGGCTGCGGCTCGTGCATACACTGTAGCGGAGTTCAACGAAcacatggagaagatgaaggagttGAACCCCGAACAGTACAAGTATGTGGTCAAGCTTCCTCGGCATAGGTGGGCTACCCATTGCTTCTTGGGAAGGCGTTATTCAATGCTCACTTCCAACTGTGCCGAGACGATAAATAGTGTAATTCGACATTTAAAGGGCCTTCCAATTACCTACCTCGTCGAGGAAACACGAAAGAAAACAGCTTGTTATTTTTACCAGAGGAAAAATAATGGGGAAAATATTACCAGTGTAGTAACACCCTATGCAGAAAAGATATTAGGGAGCTCGAGGGAAACTTCCCGCTTTTACACGCTGAATCCTTCGACCGATGTCCTCTTTCAGGTAATATCGTttatgttgcaccatttagtctGTATCTTACACTACTTATCCATCGGTTACTTCTAGACATTACACTATTTGTCCCACCCTTTGGTCTGGCTTCTTGTTTTTCAGGTAATTGCAGCCGACCGTACGGATGTTGTGGATCTTTCCAAAAAGACATGTTCCTGCAAGCGATGGGACATTGACGGCATTCCATGTAATCACGCCATGGCAGCAATTTCATTTAGGCTACGGGATCCGTATGATTTTGTCGAGGACTGGTTTAAGACCTCGACTTATCGCGCAACCTACAACGATTGCGTCCCCCCCACCAGAGGCAAAGAGCAATGGCCTGCAATACCAAGTAACGTTGTTCTACCGCGACCGCCAAACGTCCGCATATAACCGGGCAGAAGAAAGGTTTCGCGGCGAGAGTCTATTGCTAACGGCTTAATAAAGAAGCGGTGCCGAAATTGCCAGAGATGGGGGCACAACAAAAGGTCATGCAAGAATCCTCCTGTGGCTAGAGCAAACTAGCTGCCCGCGACGACATCCGCGGGCGCACCGCAGGAAACATCGAAAAATCCATACGTTTTATTGTAATAGTTCAAGGCTAATGTTAGTAGTGAACATATAGATAATTTGATTAAGTAAATTTttgtaatagtataaaatagagGATAACAgttcaacatatttaaaaaatagtgtaacaaggatttcaaaattttgactggTTAAGTGAAGTTGCAATGAAACGAGCCTACGGATACACTGTTATAGCGGTCATTGCACCATTTCTACTGCAGTAGAACCTTtccgttgcactattatccctggcGCACAGATGCTAAGTCGacacggcggcgacggcggcaagAGGTAGCGCAGCGGCGGATAAAGAGGTGGTGGAGTCTCCTCCTACTCTGCCCCGCTATTAGACGACCCCCATGTCCTTTCATTTGCACAATAGCTTAAGAttacattaagaaataaaataagtaggTTATTGAGAGGTTGCACTGGAACAAGTTTACggatgcactgttagaagggCGGTTGCACCCTTTCTCCTGTCATAGCT from Ananas comosus cultivar F153 unplaced genomic scaffold, ASM154086v1, whole genome shotgun sequence encodes the following:
- the LOC109705325 gene encoding uncharacterized protein LOC109705325 translates to MDGTFLTGKFRGCLLTASCIVGNNCILPLVWAVVEGENRYSWHWFLEQLRDGVVGDRDSSRANTVLTIVSDRQKGLIDAVSDVFPDAAHGYCIYHLSTNLPHAPKNTPAWRRFWAAARAYTVAEFNEHMEKMKELNPEQYKYVVKLPRHRWATHCFLGRRYSMLTSNCAETINSVIRHLKGLPITYLVEETRKKTACYFYQRKNNGENITSVVTPYAEKILGSSRETSRFYTLNPSTDVLFQVIAADRTDVVDLSKKTCSCKRWDIDGIPCNHAMAAISFRLRDPYDFVEDWFKTSTYRATYNDCVPPTRGKEQWPAIPSNVVLPRPPNVRI